Below is a genomic region from Neovison vison isolate M4711 chromosome 9, ASM_NN_V1, whole genome shotgun sequence.
AAAGTGACCTTTCATTAATTAAGCTAACAAGAGAGAACACGGGCTCATGAAGGTTTGTGGGAACCCAAGGCAGAGTTTTAACAATTACTTTATACCCACTGATTACCACCTAACAGACCTCCCACCATTAGTCCTCAGAGCTGATCTGTGGTCAAAGCTTGTCAGACCTATGCTTCCATTCCTTCCTTAGGAAACACTTCCTTCAACATTCAATATATGTGAGGCAATCTGGAACAAAGGAAAATCCCACAAGGCAAGAATTtacatgaaggaaattgaaattAAAGCAAGCAGCAGAATAAACATATTAATGGCAAGGATGTTTGTTAAATGGTGCGTTTCCAAAACAAAAGAGCTCATTGCCTTATATAAATTTCTATCTGTTTATAAATCCTGAGAAGATACAATAAGTTCATCAAAGAGAGCTCAAGGAAATATCAGAGCTCCAATCGTGTCAAAAAACGCACTTGGCAACAAATCCCAAAGACTGTTGGAAATGGGGGCTCACTGGAGGAACTCTTGAGTCCAAGGATCCTGCAAAATGGGGACATTCGTATGTGTCTAGTCAGCTGGATGTATCTAGCCACAATATAGAAATTGTGCTATTGTCAAATAGCATACGTGCCAGAAGTTAAAGATTTTGTATTAATTTAAGAGGTCAAGGGTAAAAGAAGCAAAAGATGTTAGGAGACTATTGGTCTAATTCATGCAAGAGATAATGGTGGCTTGGACCAGGGGAGAGCAGTAGAGAAATTGAGAAGCGAGTGTCCATGAGTCCATGAGTGAGGCAGCTCACACAGCGAACTGGGTCTTGTGAGGGACATCCACCAATACCATAGTAAGAATTTCCTAAAAGGGGGTCTAGCCACAGAAGGGGGAGTGAGAACAGGAAGTATCCAAAGAGTAAAACAAGGTTTTATCATTCTGGACCAACAGAACCAGAAAGATCCATGAAGGCACCGTCTAGCCCAACTTCCTCTTCTCCTTGATGAAgcccctgaggctcagagatgcaCGCGGATTTGCCCGCAGCCACTCAGCAAGTTAGTGGTGGATCCAGGACCTAAACCTGCAAGACTGAGCTTCATTGCATGTTCTCCTGGAACCTAGACCAGCTGGAATATTCTGGAGCCGATGAAACAcatgaagggaagggagaagggatggAATGGCCATTGACTTGGCATTTATTGGCATTATTGTGTGCCAAGCACCACGGCGGGGGGAGTGACTAATCACATATTTAACCCTTTACTCCTGCAGGCAGACTCTTCATTCCCACTTTCCCCACGAGAAGACTGAGGTTCCAGAAGGTTAACAAATCTACCCAAAGAATATGCACCTAGAAATGGGGCAGGGCGTGTTTGTGGGTTGCCGTAAGCGGGATTTTGTGGTCAGGGGATTCTACTAGAGTGCGAACACAGGTAAAGGACCAGCATATTTCATCCACAGTCTTATGTTTATTTAGGAATCCGGGAACTGGGCTCCAAGTCAAGACCAGCTGATTCAACCAAGCGCCCCCTACAGGCAGAGCTGGCAGAGTAAAATTTCAACTCCTCTCCATGGGTGAGAAAATTTTGTAGAGAATGGGGAAAGTCATTCTAAGAGAGGGCAACCTACCCAGAAGGACGTGGGTCTTGCGAGCGGGGAAGACTATTCTATCTTGGGAGAGGCTGACCCAGTATGACCCCCATCAGGCTGAATTTCCAATGGCCCCCATTCCTTGACCTCCTCCAACAGCCCACCAAAACTTGGCCTCGAAGATCTTCTGCTTATGCTGCAGAGACTGTGAGGAGCCCCACGCCATGGATGACTCCAAGGTCCCCAGCCAAACCCAAGAGCATCAGCCATCAAACTTCAGTGGGTACCAGACAGGAACAACCCACCACCCACCCGACCTCTCTAGACCTCCTTGTGTTCCTCCCCTTCTGCTGAGATTCCCTCAAATGTCCTTCAGCTTCTGATGCTAATTCCAACCTAAAATCAGATGAGGGCTTCCTAACCCAAACCCGTAAACAACAGGCAGGGAGACCCGTGAGGTGGCGAGGACAGTCCCATTAAGAGATGGAGCCATTCAACAGCAGGAGAGAAATTCTCGTGGCAGATTTTGCCAGAAATCCATCTGGAGGGTCTTTCAAATACTCCCCCTGgaaatttcacaataaaaaccCAGAAACTTAAAAATGTCAATCCCTTTTTCCAAGACAATAATCATGCTGGTGACTGAGCCCCTATTATGTGCAAGGCACATCTAGGCATTAGGGACCCAGATGTGATCGGTAAGTCCCCCCCGCTGTTTCAGAGTGGACACAGGAGAATGGCGATATGATTTGATCCCCACAATAACTCTAAGAAGGGGATGTGATTACCCAAAATGGATGTGTCGTTTTGCAGCTCTGAAAACAGGCATAGGAGGGAAGCGATTTGCCGTGGTTACTCATTTGGTAAAGGACGGAGGTATTTGTTACAGGATACAGCTCAATCTTTTGCTCTACTTTTAAGAATTTAGAAgtctgtataaaaaaaaaaaagtcttctgtaCAACCACATTCACCATAACGGTATTTATGTAGTGAAAACAACttaaaccccccccaaaaaaaggaatATTGGTTAAATGACTCTTGAATTATCTGCAAAAGAGAATATTCTACaaccattatttcttaaaaatttagtgACCTGAGAAAAATGTTTCTGATACATTGTATATGAAAAAAAGTAGAATGTATACATGACTTGTAGGATATAAAGGGTTCTGTAAAAATACGCACGAGAAAAGATGGGAACTGTGATCACATCTGAAGGGATGGGTATTTGAGgcatttctgtttctgcttcatACTCTTTGATATtttgtagcttttcttttttttttttctgtaaaatccATTACAGATATGTACTCACATTTACAAACAGAGAAAAAGGTAAACTTCACGTTttggaaaaattatatattattttgaacGCAGCACGTGCATATGAGAGCAAACACTCAGCAGACCGGAGGAGGGAGACCCAGGTGGCCCCCACCCCATCAGAACCACACTTTCACCTCCATCACTTGCCCTGACCCTCCCCGCCTAACGGTGTGGAATTATCACCATCAGGTTTGCAGAAGGGGGAGCTGGCCAGCAAGAGTTCCAAGCATGCTAAGGAAGCCTCCGGCTTGCCTTTGGGACAACCTCTGATCCACCCAGAAAAGAGAGCCTCATCCACCAGCAACAAAGAGTATGAAGGTGAGTCCCAAACAGGGGTCCTAACACAGACCAGGAACCCCCATGGTCCGGATGACTAAATCCCATGGATATGTGAGCTAAGCCAAAGGGGGCAACAGGAGATACGGGACCACTCCCACCAGGAAGCTGCAGTCATATTCTGAGACCTGCCTGCGTCATCTCCCGAGCTAGGAATTACATGAGGCGCTGCAAGTctgggaggaaaggacacataTCCAGGCTTCTCTTCTAAGCTGGCCACTAGAGGGGAAGTCCCAGGAAGACAGctgtgcacccccacccccagccaggtgCATGCCAGAAGATGCTTGTGGGCTAGAGGGTAGTTCAGCAGGGGGCAAAacacctcagggtcatgggagaaGGACAGAAGCCCAGTCCAGGAAGAAAAAACGAGTCCACATGGTTGTGCACCAACACTACTTGATGACCAGGCTTAGCTTACTAGCACCCTGGGAGGCTGGCTGCTGAGAGTCAAGGACCAGCCCCACGCAGGCATCCCAGAATTCTCAAAACAACGACACCTCCTTGCAAACAGTTTCACAGAAAGTCCCATTGCAATTAAAGTCCAGAGGGGTTTCTCCTGCCCTTGAATCCAAGGTAGGGCCTGGGAGCCCCATGAGCTCCGCCCCTCCCTCCTCGTGCCTCCCAACCCCCACAGGGCTCCGTGGAACAGTTTAAAAACCCACCTCCATTGTATAGAAAAGACTGGGGCCCCCAGGGAAAGGGACTTCCCAAAAGTCCATTGGGAAGTAAGGTTGGTGTTAGAAGCAGGTTGGGCCcgtttctctcccttcccaagcACTGATCTTTGAAAGTCCCCTGGTCCTCATTGAATACACCAATGAACCTATGGACACATGTCCCTGTCGCAAAGGACTTCTGAGTCCCAGCCTGGGTTCCACGTGGCTCATCCAGTATTCCAGAATCTGATCGTGCTCAGGGCTGGAGGTGACCAGGATGGACCATCCAAGCCCAATGCAAAGGTTCCACCCAGCAtcataatttcttcctttcttcttttagaatGGAATACACGTGTGTGCCCAAGAGGTTTTTGCAAGAGAAACCTAAACCGCTACTCTCAGGACCACTGGCCATTCCAGCCATGCCACATAGGGAGACCCTGACCATTCTAGTCCGCAGCTCCCAGGCAGGCCTCCAGGACTGCATGCTGCCGGAGGGGCTCCGGGAGGAAGGGGGCAGTGAGCGGGGGCCATGAAGACAGATTCAGAAACtcccccagaggaggagaagatgTCTGAGCCACCTCTGAGCCACCAGCAAGAATTCCTTCGGCTCCTGAAAAAGCCACTGTGGGGGGAGCTGCCTCCAATTAAAGCCCTTGGTGATATCACGGAACTgtgtctcctccttccccctcctcaccAGGGAGTAGCTCTTTCAAATGCCTTACTGTTTTTACATACATGGTCCCGACTAagctaaaacaaaacacttaatccttatggatagattttttttcatcttgaaattatcttttttttaagattttatttattagaaagagagagagagcaggagcagaggggcagagagagaagcagactctgagcagggagcccaacaggggctgGATccgaagaccctgggatcatgacctgagctgaagacagacacttaacccactgagccacccaggcgcctccccccccccccattttgaaATCATCTTGAACTTACGGGAAAGTGGCAATGGGGACAAAGAACCCATTTACCTTTTACCCAGATTTCACAATTGTTTACACCTCCCCCGCTTGCTCTagcctgtgttttctctcttcctgttagTTTCTTCTGCACTACGTGAGAGCGAGCGGTGCACATCAGATCCCACCACCCCCGAATACTACAGTGTGCATTTCCTAAGAACAATGATATTCCCTTACATAACTTCAGGACAGTTCTCGGAAACATGAAATTCAACACTGATATACTATTATCATCAATTGCCCCCCAATGTCTTCCAACTGCTTTGATACTCAGTACAGGATCGAATCCAATATTATGAGTCCCATGTCATCATGTCCCCTCCGTGTCTTCTAATCTGGAACAATTCTGTCCTCCACAAGTTCCCCATTTCTGAAGCATACAGACATGATTGTCTTATAAAGCATCCCTCGGTTTGTGTTTGATATACCAGTTTTGCCTGTGTGGCAGGAAGGCAACAGAAGGGACACTGCATCCTCCCCAATGCATCCTAAAAGGAGACACATGGTGGAGGTAGGTCCTGCCATTGGTGACATTAACTAGATCCCTTGTTTAAGGTGTTTTTTGCTGCCAGCCTTTTCCACGGCAAATGACTGTCTTTCCCTttggaatgaatgagtcatttGGGGAAAGATTCTGTGAATCTCCCATTGCTCATCAAACTTCGATCACTAGTTTAAGTGTCTAGAACCCCACCCCGAGAAGAACGTGCCCAGCTAGCATACTATTCTAGGATAGATAAGAGATGCATGAGGCAGGACCACCGAGCCAATCTGATGGGCATGGTGGAGATCACAGCATTGCGGACAGAGGGCAGGACCACTGGAGAGAGGATCCAccgtcctcccctcctccctgatGCTGTGGTCCAGTCAAACCCCTCTGCTCCCAGCATTCCCTGGTTCCCTAGCTCTGTGACATCAcagcctcctctctgctctgccagtGCAGGTGAGTCAGTCTCAAAGGTTAGATCTAAGACCAGAAGGGGGTATTTTTTCTGTACTTAAAGAGACAATGTCTCCATCACTCCTGGAAGCAGACACTACCCCTAAATTGCCTTGACCCCACGGTTTGTCTCTGAACCCCAGCCTTCCCACTTGTGCTGAATGAGCCCTCGGGACTCCTCCAACTCCAGAAGCCTTCCTGTTGGACCTTGTTGGGTCTTTCTAGGTCTGGCCCAAGTGCTATGAGTCACTGGACACCTGAGGTTCACAGTCCACTGGGCATAATCCAAAGGCCTTTTTCTCTGGCTCCTGTCTCCATCTAGAGGCGGGTAGTGGTAGTGCAACATCGTAGccaccctgccccagcctgcATCTCTCTACATCATCCCCCGCCGTTATGAAACACTTACCACGTGCCAGACACTGAGCTAAGCTCGTCACACCTTTACACCACCCAATCCTCACACAACATTCTGGAGTATGTTTtaccatcccattttacagataggaaagcTGAGGTTCAAGGAGGTTAAATTGCTGTAAATGACCCAGCAAGGTGAGGCAAGAATTACATTCCAACTTATCTCAGTAATAAAATGTACGCTCTTAACTGCTACACTGCTCTGCCGAGCTTCAGGGGAGCCTTTCCCCTTAAAAGCCTCCTGCTATCAATTCTCTGGGAAGGAGATGGTATTTCTGAACATCTCTCTGCCCCTGGAAATGCCAAGGTGAGGCCCTGGACCACAGAGCCTCGGGAACCAGACAAAACTACATTAAAACCCCAGttgctcctcttggctgtgagaCCCGACAGGCACTTTCATGGGGCTTCGTTCCACCATCTGAAAAGGTAAATGAGCTCAGAGATGTCGAAGGACCTGTCCAAGAAGCACAGTGAGGGTCAGTGTCTGGAATCCTGTGGCTCTTCCTCCCGCCCTGTTAACTTGCCACTGGGGACAATGAGGTCAGTACAGAATCAGGATGTTTCTATCCATTTCTATGAGCAGGGAGTACGACATCTGTTCGTGGAAGGGACAGTAGGGATAATGGTGCATCTATCGTCCAGCAGTCAGAGAGGGCCTGTGTGTGGACTCCGGTCACACTGAGAGAGAACTCATTCCATGCAAAGCCCTGTGCTTGGTGCTGGGATGCAAAGGTGAATTGGATGCATCCCTGCCTCCCTCACCAGAGAGCGAGAATCTCTCGCTCACATTCACTGCCATGTCCTTCACCTAGTGCCTGGCACCAGTCATCCTCAACAAATACATGCAGGACAAGTTTTAGAATCACAGATTGGAGTCTAGACTCTCACAACTAAGCAGCTAGTGAAAATAGTGTCcagtcaacaaatattgattgaaCACCTGCTATGCGCTTATGCAAAGACAGACAATGGCCATGACCCACAGAAGCCCGGGGATCTGTGGGAACACAAGAGAGGCCCCTAATTCCTCCTGGCTGGAAGAGATggcttccaggaggagggagCAGCCCCTGAGCTGAGTCTCCAGGGGAAGGGTGAGGGAGTGAGAACACGGAGGTGGAACAGCTTGCGCAAAGGCACAGTGGTGACACACTGAGAGCACATTCGGGGCACTGCCAGAAGCACCTACAGCTGGAGGGCCAGGAGCCAGGCTGGGAGAGAATGAGGCTGGCAGAGCTGGCAAGGCCAGACCACAAAGTAGTTTCAAGTAGTAGAACAGGGGAGCCAGTGAGGGACGGAGGCTGAGGATGATGATGGGATTGGCACAGGAGACAGATCGGCTTGTAGGTGAGCCAGGGGCTGGCAGGGAAGCTGTGTCATGGGGGTCCCAGCCAGGGCAGGGGGCGGAGGTTGGCAGGCAATGGAGGAGATATTCATGAGGTAGGATCACAATGCCTTGATGAATGACTGAatgtggaaggaagaggagggaggggtcaGTGGGGGGGTCCCCTTTTCTGACTCCACACAAAGCGAATAGTGGGACCTGATCCCCAAACTGGGGAcatgggagggaaagaaagagtttatttatttaggggaaaTAGGGGAATAAGTAGGGAGAAATAAATAGGGGAGATAGGCCTAAATAGGGGGAGAAGGCCTCACGAGAAAAGGTGACTTGTACTCCAGGccttggaggaggggagggatgaGTTCCGTGGATCTCCAGGGAAGGGCATCCCAGGCCAAAGGTGCAGCTGggacagaaggaaggggagggtgggaggagacAGCAGGGTAGGTGAAGGTAGCTCTGagattatagatttttttcaggGGAGGATCAGAGAAAGACTTCGACTTTGATTCTATGATCTGCCACGGGGAGACTTCGAGCAGAGGTGAGACATGACGTGACTTACATTAGTGTGCTGACACTAATGAAGACCAGGGCAGAAGAAGCGGGGACACCAGTCAGGAGGCCATTGCAATGACCCAGGTGAGACAGGGTGGTGGCCGGGACAGATGTGAAGTCAGTGCCCAAGGGGGAGGCCCTGGAATGAACCTAACGTGCAGGGAGTAAATACAGCCTCCATGACGGAAATTCCCTGGAGTGAGTCTTTGGCTATAGGGAAAGAAAGATGAGAACAGGAGAGGACCAGAGGactagaagagagaaagaagtttgggaataagacaaggatgtgcaACTTTGGGTCATCAGAGCTTGAAGGTATCCTTAGAGAAATGGTGCAGCCCAATCACTGCTTGTTAGATGGGTGCCTAGGCCCAGAGATAGACATGGATaagcccaaagccacac
It encodes:
- the TEX48 gene encoding testis-expressed protein 48 codes for the protein MGTNMVVKTTHQNLASKIFCLCCRDCEEPHAMDDSKVPSQTQEHQPSNFSLQKGELASKSSKHAKEASGLPLGQPLIHPEKRASSTSNKEYEEWNTRVCPRGFCKRNLNRYSQDHWPFQPCHIGRP